One segment of Bacteroidales bacterium DNA contains the following:
- a CDS encoding WG repeat-containing protein, which produces MNCKQIKISNDRTHFLYENKMLFDKKFKEALKFYEPGLAPVCDETGWYHINTDGKAIYNERYERAFGYYFNRATVIDDENNWFHITPKGKKVYYENYAWCGNFQETLCTVRDFKGNYFHIDIKGKRVYSENYTYAGDFKDGYAAVRLTSGLYKHIDYKGKDLNSKLFKNLGVFHKNFATAKNEKGWFHIDKQGNELYSQRYAVIESFYNGFALVEDFENCKFVIDEKGGQIQLL; this is translated from the coding sequence ATGAACTGTAAACAAATAAAAATATCAAACGACAGAACACATTTTTTGTATGAAAACAAGATGCTGTTCGATAAAAAGTTTAAAGAAGCTCTAAAATTTTACGAACCCGGTTTAGCTCCTGTATGTGATGAAACCGGTTGGTATCACATTAATACGGATGGCAAAGCAATATATAATGAAAGATACGAACGAGCTTTCGGATATTATTTTAATCGTGCAACTGTAATTGATGATGAAAACAATTGGTTCCATATAACACCAAAAGGTAAAAAAGTTTATTATGAAAATTATGCATGGTGCGGAAATTTTCAAGAAACCTTATGTACAGTTCGAGACTTTAAAGGGAATTATTTTCATATTGATATAAAGGGAAAAAGAGTTTATTCTGAAAATTATACCTATGCCGGTGATTTTAAAGACGGCTATGCTGCCGTTCGTCTAACTTCAGGTTTATATAAACACATTGATTATAAAGGTAAAGATTTAAACAGCAAATTATTTAAAAACCTTGGTGTTTTTCATAAGAATTTTGCAACTGCAAAAAATGAAAAAGGTTGGTTTCATATTGATAAACAAGGAAATGAATTATACTCTCAAAGATATGCTGTAATTGAATCTTTTTATAATGGGTTTGCTTTAGTTGAGGATTTTGAAAATTGTAAATTTGTAATTGATGAGAAAGGTGGTCAAATCCAATTATTGTAG
- a CDS encoding slipin family protein: protein MRKVRINTGKIGLVFKKDNYNRVITKGVYWLKISEKVIVYDMTSELYAPVDLNILLKDTVLKENLIIQEVKDNEIVLKYENGNFKDILKPGRYAFWKGVTDYKFITADLSKIEINENIDKAVLQSKELSEFVRVVSLEPKQKALLYVNGKYVKILNEDVYYFWKNSDTVHAVKADIRQLQMEISGQEILTKDKAALRINFYVQYKVSDIEKAYNETKDHEKQLYILVQLALREFVGMLSLDEILEKKESVSDYVFKTLKEKVEAIGVKIIGSGVRDIILPGEVKDIMNHVLVAQKRAQANIITRREETASTRSLLNTAKLMEDNDMLFKLKEMEYVEKIADKISSISLSGGNGVIEQLKDIFSTGK from the coding sequence ATGAGGAAAGTAAGAATTAACACAGGTAAAATTGGTTTGGTCTTTAAAAAAGACAATTATAATCGTGTTATCACCAAAGGTGTATATTGGTTAAAAATTTCTGAAAAAGTCATTGTATATGACATGACTTCAGAACTTTATGCACCTGTTGATTTAAATATATTATTAAAAGATACTGTATTAAAAGAAAATTTGATCATACAAGAAGTAAAAGATAATGAGATTGTTTTAAAGTATGAAAACGGTAACTTTAAAGATATATTAAAACCGGGAAGATATGCTTTCTGGAAAGGTGTAACCGATTACAAATTCATTACTGCTGATTTAAGCAAAATTGAGATCAATGAAAATATTGATAAAGCTGTTTTGCAAAGCAAAGAATTATCTGAATTTGTAAGAGTTGTAAGTTTAGAACCGAAACAAAAAGCATTATTGTATGTAAACGGTAAATATGTCAAAATTTTAAATGAAGATGTATATTACTTCTGGAAAAATTCAGATACTGTTCATGCAGTAAAAGCCGATATAAGGCAATTGCAAATGGAGATTTCCGGACAAGAGATACTTACTAAAGACAAAGCAGCTTTAAGGATCAACTTTTATGTACAATATAAAGTTAGTGATATTGAAAAAGCTTATAATGAAACCAAAGATCATGAAAAACAATTGTATATTTTAGTACAATTGGCTTTGAGAGAATTTGTAGGTATGTTATCTTTGGATGAGATATTAGAAAAGAAAGAATCTGTTTCTGATTATGTTTTTAAGACTTTGAAAGAAAAAGTTGAAGCAATAGGCGTTAAGATCATCGGAAGCGGAGTAAGAGATATTATCTTACCCGGAGAAGTGAAAGATATCATGAATCATGTTTTGGTTGCTCAAAAAAGGGCACAAGCTAATATCATTACCAGAAGAGAAGAAACCGCTTCAACCAGAAGTTTGTTGAATACTGCAAAATTAATGGAAGATAACGACATGTTATTCAAATTGAAAGAGATGGAATATGTTGAAAAAATTGCAGATAAAATCAGCAGCATCTCATTATCAGGCGGTAACGGAGTAATTGAACAGTTAAAAGATATCTTTTCAACAGGTAAATAA
- a CDS encoding histidine phosphatase family protein, which yields MKITDELINYNEDAKLALIIRHADRELIPDSEFGNDVLLNEKGIKNSIKFGKLLKQYTINKIITSPIDRCVQTSKLIVKGYRKDIEIIQSKALGDPGLHVYDAKKTGDFYLKHGFDEMYKRYKTGQKIPGVPKPEELKKSMTNFITTNTNQKGITIFITHDSVIAFYDFALNNKSYTKENWINYLSGMILEIQ from the coding sequence ATGAAAATAACAGATGAATTAATAAATTACAATGAAGATGCAAAGCTTGCATTAATCATTAGACATGCAGATAGAGAATTAATTCCTGACAGTGAGTTTGGTAATGATGTTTTATTAAATGAGAAAGGTATAAAGAATTCGATTAAATTTGGAAAATTACTAAAACAATATACAATAAACAAAATTATAACAAGTCCAATTGACAGATGTGTTCAAACCTCAAAACTTATTGTAAAAGGCTACCGTAAAGACATTGAGATAATTCAATCAAAAGCTCTTGGAGACCCGGGTTTACATGTATATGATGCAAAAAAAACAGGAGATTTTTATTTGAAACATGGTTTTGATGAAATGTATAAAAGATATAAAACCGGTCAAAAAATACCCGGAGTTCCGAAACCGGAAGAACTTAAAAAGTCCATGACTAATTTTATTACAACAAATACCAATCAAAAAGGAATTACAATTTTTATTACACACGACTCTGTGATTGCATTTTATGATTTTGCTTTAAATAATAAAAGTTATACAAAAGAAAATTGGATAAATTATTTGTCCGGAATGATTTTAGAAATACAATAA
- the trxB gene encoding thioredoxin-disulfide reductase, whose translation MGFFKTLEINDDNDKKSGELEHAENVKCLIIGSGPAGYTAAIYAARANLKPIIIQGMEAGGQLTTTTEVDNFPGYPEGVTGPVMMEDLKAQAERFGTDVRWGEVTSVDFSQRPFNVIVDNNKPFIAETVIIATGATAKYLGLESEEKFKGAGVSACATCDGFFYKGLKVAVVGGGDTAAEEASYLAGIVEKVFLIIRKPYMRASKTMLKRVENTSNIEILYEHNTKEITGTNVVTGATLIKRMGESDEEEVKIDIDGFFLAIGHRPNSDIFKDYLETDDVGYIKTIPGTSKTNVEGVFAAGDIQDSIYRQAVTAAASGCMAALDAERFLAEQE comes from the coding sequence ATGGGTTTCTTTAAAACACTTGAAATAAATGATGACAATGACAAAAAGTCAGGAGAATTAGAACATGCTGAAAACGTAAAATGTTTAATTATTGGTTCCGGACCTGCCGGTTATACAGCGGCAATTTATGCTGCAAGAGCAAATTTAAAACCGATTATAATACAAGGTATGGAAGCCGGCGGGCAATTAACAACAACTACAGAAGTTGATAATTTTCCCGGTTATCCGGAAGGAGTTACAGGGCCTGTTATGATGGAAGATTTAAAAGCACAAGCTGAACGTTTTGGGACAGATGTACGTTGGGGTGAAGTTACATCGGTTGATTTTTCTCAAAGACCTTTCAATGTAATTGTTGATAATAATAAACCATTCATTGCCGAAACTGTGATTATTGCAACCGGAGCAACGGCAAAATATCTTGGTTTGGAATCAGAGGAAAAGTTCAAAGGTGCAGGTGTTTCTGCATGTGCAACTTGCGACGGCTTCTTTTATAAAGGACTGAAAGTTGCTGTTGTTGGAGGAGGTGATACTGCCGCAGAAGAAGCATCCTATCTTGCAGGTATTGTAGAAAAGGTTTTTTTAATTATCAGAAAACCATATATGCGTGCATCCAAAACCATGTTAAAACGTGTTGAAAACACGTCTAATATTGAAATATTATATGAACATAACACAAAAGAAATAACAGGAACTAATGTGGTTACAGGTGCAACTTTGATTAAACGCATGGGAGAATCCGATGAAGAAGAAGTGAAAATTGATATTGACGGGTTCTTCTTGGCAATCGGTCATAGACCTAATTCAGACATATTTAAAGATTATTTGGAAACAGACGATGTAGGTTATATTAAAACAATTCCCGGAACATCAAAAACAAATGTTGAAGGTGTATTTGCAGCAGGTGATATCCAAGACTCTATATACCGACAAGCAGTAACCGCTGCCGCATCCGGATGTATGGCAGCTTTGGATGCTGAACGCTTTTTAGCAGAACAAGAATAA
- a CDS encoding radical SAM protein — protein sequence MKQAKNKFWRITLDTNPEDCNLNCVMCEEHSSYSNFKQKLFKKTGVKHRRMPSYWIAGIFKEASELGVKEIIPSTMGEPLLYKDIDLFFELAKKYKIKINLTTNGTFPGKTVEQWAKLIIPITSDTKISFNGATKETAEKVMTGLDFEKQIQNIRAFVAIRNKHFSETGYYSFISLQLTFMQNNMHELSEIIKFASELDIDRIKGHHLWTHFPEIKDLSFKRDEESMQKWNKIVDNTFTTVEKYRKPNGQKIFLEQIAYLKPTETKEVPVEYDCPFLKKELWISATGKISPCCAPDEQRNSLGDFGIYPNTSIKEVTESRIYTDLCKNYKQVPLCKICNMRKPI from the coding sequence ATGAAGCAAGCAAAAAATAAATTTTGGCGTATTACTTTGGATACTAATCCCGAAGATTGCAACTTAAATTGTGTAATGTGTGAAGAACATTCGTCTTACAGTAATTTCAAACAAAAATTGTTTAAGAAAACAGGCGTAAAACACCGTAGGATGCCCTCGTATTGGATTGCCGGTATTTTTAAGGAAGCATCTGAACTTGGTGTAAAGGAAATTATACCGTCAACAATGGGCGAACCGCTTCTGTATAAAGATATTGACTTGTTTTTTGAACTTGCGAAAAAATATAAAATAAAAATAAACTTAACAACAAACGGAACATTTCCCGGAAAAACTGTTGAGCAGTGGGCAAAATTGATAATTCCGATTACAAGTGATACAAAAATTTCATTTAACGGAGCAACAAAAGAAACAGCCGAAAAAGTTATGACAGGTTTAGACTTTGAAAAACAGATACAAAACATTCGTGCATTTGTGGCTATTAGGAACAAACATTTTTCAGAAACAGGATATTACAGTTTCATATCTCTACAATTAACTTTCATGCAAAACAATATGCATGAGTTATCTGAAATAATAAAATTTGCATCTGAATTAGATATTGACAGAATAAAAGGACATCATTTATGGACACATTTTCCGGAAATAAAAGATTTATCATTTAAAAGAGATGAAGAATCCATGCAGAAATGGAATAAAATAGTTGATAACACTTTTACAACTGTCGAAAAATACAGAAAACCAAACGGACAAAAAATATTTTTAGAGCAAATTGCTTATTTGAAACCGACAGAAACAAAAGAAGTTCCTGTCGAATATGATTGTCCTTTTTTGAAAAAAGAATTATGGATTTCGGCAACAGGAAAAATTTCGCCTTGTTGTGCCCCTGATGAACAACGAAACAGTCTCGGTGATTTTGGAATATATCCAAACACAAGTATAAAGGAAGTTACAGAAAGTAGAATTTATACTGATTTATGCAAAAATTACAAACAAGTCCCTTTGTGTAAAATTTGTAATATGAGAAAACCAATATGA
- a CDS encoding RtcB family protein gives MKKVISTEKIPIKLWLEDIEEAALQQARNVASLPFAFKHVAIMPDSHVGYGMPIGGVLAAKGVVVPNAVGVDIGCGMCAAKTSLQDISGKSLKNIMGKIREYVPVGFNHHKEKQNTNFMPSDENIIKGGIVERQLESAHKQVGTLGGGNHFIEIQKGSDGHIWIMIHSGSRNLGLKVADHYNKIAKHMNKLWKSEVPASFDLAFLPIETQEAKDYMTEMNYCVEFAFSNRKLMMINVQKAFAEEFGEEFAELDFINIAHNYARWENHYNTNVIVHRKGATSAKDGEIGIIPGSQGTKSYIVRGRGNPESFESCSHGAGRMMGRKQAQRVLDLKTEIENLNKQGIIHAVRNQKDLDEAPGAYKNIYIVMENQKDLVDILIELKPLAVVKG, from the coding sequence ATGAAAAAAGTTATTTCAACAGAAAAAATTCCGATTAAATTATGGTTGGAAGATATAGAAGAAGCAGCATTGCAACAAGCACGTAATGTCGCATCATTACCCTTTGCATTCAAACATGTGGCAATTATGCCCGACAGTCATGTAGGATACGGCATGCCCATTGGCGGTGTTTTGGCGGCAAAAGGAGTCGTGGTTCCTAATGCCGTTGGTGTAGATATAGGTTGCGGAATGTGTGCGGCAAAAACATCTTTACAGGATATTTCCGGTAAATCCCTTAAAAATATAATGGGAAAAATCAGAGAGTATGTTCCTGTAGGATTTAATCATCATAAGGAAAAGCAAAACACAAACTTTATGCCTTCCGATGAAAATATTATTAAAGGAGGTATTGTAGAGCGTCAATTGGAATCAGCTCATAAGCAAGTAGGTACACTTGGCGGAGGAAACCATTTTATTGAGATACAAAAAGGTTCTGACGGTCATATTTGGATAATGATTCATTCCGGAAGCAGAAATCTCGGATTGAAAGTGGCTGACCATTACAATAAAATTGCAAAGCATATGAACAAATTGTGGAAAAGTGAAGTCCCCGCTTCATTTGACTTGGCATTTTTACCGATCGAAACACAAGAAGCAAAAGATTATATGACAGAGATGAATTATTGTGTTGAATTTGCTTTTTCAAATCGTAAATTAATGATGATCAATGTACAAAAAGCATTTGCCGAAGAATTCGGTGAAGAATTTGCTGAATTGGATTTCATTAACATTGCTCATAATTATGCACGTTGGGAAAATCACTATAATACAAATGTCATTGTTCACAGAAAAGGTGCAACAAGTGCAAAAGACGGAGAAATCGGGATTATTCCGGGTTCACAAGGTACTAAAAGTTATATTGTGAGAGGCAGAGGAAATCCGGAGAGTTTTGAAAGTTGTTCACACGGTGCCGGAAGGATGATGGGACGTAAGCAAGCACAAAGAGTTCTTGATTTGAAAACGGAAATTGAAAATCTTAATAAACAAGGAATCATTCATGCCGTAAGAAATCAAAAGGATTTGGATGAGGCTCCGGGCGCATATAAAAATATTTACATCGTTATGGAGAATCAAAAAGATCTTGTTGATATATTGATCGAATTAAAACCTTTGGCGGTTGTAAAAGGATAG